One genomic segment of Mycolicibacterium gilvum includes these proteins:
- the uvrA gene encoding excinuclease ABC subunit UvrA, translating to MADRLVVKGAREHNLRGVDLDLPRDAMIVFTGLSGSGKSSLAFDTIFAEGQRRYVESLSAYARQFLGQMDKPDVDFIEGLSPAVSIDQKSTNRNPRSTVGTITEVYDYLRLLYARAGTPHCPVCGERIAKQTPQQIVDQVLAMDEGLRFQVLAPVVRTRKGEFADLFDKLNTQGYSRVRVDGVVYPLTDPPKLKKQEKHDIEVVVDRLTVKASSKQRLTDSIETALNLADGIVVLEFVDREDDHPHREQRFSEKLACPNGHPLAVDDLEPRSFSFNSPYGACPECLGLGIRKEVDPDLVVPDPDLTLAEGAIAPWSMGNTADYFTRMLSGLGDQLGFDVNTPWKKLPAKARKAILEGCDEQVHVRYKNRYGRTRSYYADFEGVMAFLQRRMEQTDSEQTKERLEGFMRDVPCPECDGTRLKPEILAVTMTAGTFGAKSIAEVSELSIADCAAFLNALTLGTREAAIAGQVLKEIQSRLGFLLDVGLDYLSLSRAAGTLSGGEAQRIRLATQIGSGLVGVLYVLDEPSIGLHQRDNRRLIDTLVRLRDLGNTLIVVEHDLDTIAHADWVVDIGPAAGEHGGQIVHSGTYAELLTNPESITGAYLSGKEEIEVPTMRRVVDKKRQLTVVGAREHNLREIDVSFPLGVLTSVTGVSGSGKSTLVNDILASVLANKLNGARLVPGRHTRINGLDHLDKLVRVDQSPIGRTPRSNPATYTGVFDKIRTLFAATTEAKVRGYQPGRFSFNVKGGRCEACSGDGTIKIEMNFLPDVYVPCEVCQGARYNRETLEVHYKGKTIAEVLDMSIEEAAEFFAPISSIHRYLKTLVDVGLGYVRLGQPAPTLSGGEAQRVKLASELQKRSTGRTIYILDEPTTGLHFEDIRKLLTVINGLVDKGNTVIVIEHNLDVIKTSDWIIDMGPEGGSGGGTVVATGAPEDVAMNPDSYTGHFLAETLGMNRPKPKARARRKVSA from the coding sequence GTGGCTGACCGCCTAGTTGTCAAGGGTGCCCGGGAGCACAATCTGCGTGGCGTCGACCTGGATCTGCCGCGCGACGCGATGATCGTGTTCACCGGGTTGTCGGGGTCGGGCAAGTCGTCGCTGGCGTTCGACACGATCTTCGCCGAGGGGCAGCGCCGCTACGTCGAGTCGCTCTCGGCGTACGCGCGGCAGTTCCTCGGTCAGATGGACAAGCCTGACGTCGACTTCATCGAAGGCCTGTCTCCCGCGGTGTCCATCGACCAGAAGTCCACCAACCGCAACCCGCGGTCGACGGTGGGCACGATCACCGAGGTGTACGACTACCTGCGCCTGCTCTACGCGCGCGCCGGCACCCCGCACTGCCCGGTCTGCGGGGAGCGCATCGCCAAGCAGACGCCCCAGCAGATCGTCGACCAGGTGCTCGCCATGGACGAGGGGCTGCGGTTCCAGGTGCTGGCCCCGGTCGTCCGTACCCGCAAGGGCGAGTTCGCCGACCTGTTCGACAAGCTCAACACCCAGGGTTACAGCCGGGTGCGCGTCGACGGCGTGGTGTATCCGCTGACCGATCCGCCCAAGCTGAAGAAGCAGGAGAAACACGACATCGAGGTCGTCGTCGACCGGTTGACGGTCAAGGCGTCGTCCAAGCAGCGGCTGACCGACTCGATCGAGACCGCGCTGAACCTCGCCGACGGCATCGTCGTGTTGGAGTTCGTGGACAGGGAAGACGACCACCCGCACCGCGAACAGCGCTTCTCCGAGAAGCTGGCCTGCCCCAACGGCCACCCGCTGGCCGTCGACGACCTGGAACCGCGGTCGTTCTCGTTCAACTCGCCCTACGGCGCCTGCCCGGAGTGCCTCGGTCTGGGCATTCGCAAGGAGGTCGACCCCGACCTGGTCGTGCCCGACCCGGACCTGACGCTCGCCGAGGGCGCCATCGCCCCGTGGTCGATGGGCAACACCGCCGACTACTTCACCCGGATGCTGTCCGGACTCGGTGACCAGCTGGGTTTCGACGTGAACACGCCGTGGAAGAAGCTGCCCGCCAAGGCGCGCAAGGCGATTCTCGAAGGCTGCGACGAGCAGGTGCACGTGCGGTACAAGAACCGCTACGGGCGCACGCGGTCCTACTATGCGGACTTCGAGGGTGTGATGGCGTTCCTGCAACGCCGCATGGAACAGACCGACTCCGAGCAGACCAAGGAACGCCTCGAGGGCTTCATGCGCGACGTTCCCTGCCCCGAATGCGACGGCACGCGTCTCAAGCCCGAAATCCTCGCGGTGACGATGACGGCGGGAACCTTCGGCGCGAAGTCCATCGCCGAGGTCTCCGAACTGTCGATCGCCGACTGTGCGGCATTCCTCAACGCGCTGACCCTCGGAACCCGCGAGGCGGCGATCGCCGGGCAGGTGCTCAAGGAGATCCAGTCCCGGCTGGGCTTCCTGCTCGACGTCGGTTTGGACTATCTGTCGCTGTCGCGCGCGGCGGGCACCCTGTCGGGAGGCGAGGCGCAGCGCATCCGGCTGGCCACCCAGATCGGGTCGGGCCTGGTCGGCGTGCTCTACGTCCTCGACGAGCCGTCGATCGGTCTGCACCAGCGCGACAACCGCCGCCTGATCGACACCCTGGTGCGGCTGCGCGACCTGGGCAACACCCTGATCGTCGTGGAGCACGACCTCGACACCATCGCTCACGCCGACTGGGTCGTCGACATCGGTCCCGCGGCGGGCGAGCACGGCGGTCAGATCGTGCACAGCGGCACCTACGCCGAACTGTTGACGAATCCCGAATCGATCACCGGCGCCTATCTTTCCGGCAAGGAGGAGATCGAGGTCCCGACGATGCGCCGCGTCGTCGACAAGAAGCGGCAGCTCACCGTGGTCGGGGCGCGTGAGCACAACCTGCGCGAGATCGACGTGTCGTTCCCGCTCGGTGTGCTGACATCGGTCACGGGCGTGTCGGGGTCGGGCAAGTCCACCCTCGTCAACGACATCCTCGCCTCCGTGCTCGCCAACAAGCTCAACGGCGCCCGCCTGGTGCCGGGCAGGCACACGCGCATCAACGGACTCGACCACCTCGACAAGCTCGTCCGGGTCGACCAGTCGCCGATCGGGCGGACCCCCCGGTCCAATCCGGCCACCTACACCGGCGTGTTCGACAAGATCCGGACGCTGTTCGCCGCGACCACCGAAGCGAAGGTCCGCGGCTACCAGCCGGGCCGGTTCTCGTTCAACGTCAAAGGTGGCCGCTGCGAAGCGTGTTCGGGTGACGGCACCATCAAGATCGAGATGAACTTCCTGCCCGACGTCTATGTGCCGTGCGAAGTGTGCCAGGGCGCGCGCTACAACCGCGAGACCCTCGAAGTGCACTACAAGGGCAAGACCATCGCCGAGGTGCTCGACATGTCGATCGAGGAGGCCGCCGAGTTCTTCGCGCCGATCAGCTCGATCCACCGCTACCTCAAGACCCTCGTCGACGTGGGTCTGGGGTACGTCCGGCTGGGCCAGCCGGCACCGACGTTGTCCGGCGGCGAGGCGCAGCGGGTCAAGCTCGCCTCCGAACTGCAGAAGCGGTCCACCGGGCGGACCATCTACATCCTCGACGAGCCGACCACCGGTCTGCATTTCGAGGACATCCGCAAGCTGCTGACCGTCATCAACGGCCTTGTGGACAAAGGCAATACGGTCATCGTGATCGAGCACAACCTCGACGTGATCAAGACCTCGGACTGGATCATCGACATGGGGCCCGAGGGCGGGTCCGGCGGCGGCACGGTGGTGGCAACGGGTGCTCCCGAGGACGTCGCGATGAACCCGGACAGCTACACGGGACACTTCCTGGCCGAGACGCTCGGGATGAACAGGCCGAAGCCCAAGGCCCGCGCCCGGCGCAAGGTCAGCGCCTGA
- a CDS encoding alpha/beta hydrolase, producing the protein MTLPYLARHDLSLMHGWVPVSVQILAAASMIAAVGWRTRRWRRVWVPWAASIGGGLAFTTYCYIRSAGVADESNPAPPTLWVWIALSGTAFGVLVAGWRGARRWRRTASALAVPLCALAAALVLNLWVGYFPTVDTAWNQLTAGPVPDQTDQVVVAALQKQHAVPIKGSVVPVQIPSTASGFTHRQEFVYVPPAWFASDPPPALPVVMMIGGEFNTPADWLRAGEAVKILDEFARAHRGYAPVAVFVDPGGTFDNDTECVNGPRGNAADHLVKDVVPYLKSQYGVSPAAAGWGVVGWSMGGTCAVDLTVMHPDIFSTFVDIAGDAAPNAGTRNETVQRLFGGDSAAYAAFDPTAVMERHGPYRGVEGWFAVNAVPGAATPNEQAVSAASLCGVGSRSGTACAVVSRPGNHDWPFASTAFATALPWLAARVGTPGVPQTGFPGTVHG; encoded by the coding sequence GTGACACTGCCGTACCTCGCACGCCACGATCTGTCGCTGATGCACGGGTGGGTGCCGGTCTCGGTGCAGATCCTCGCCGCGGCCTCGATGATCGCCGCCGTCGGATGGCGTACCCGGCGGTGGCGGCGGGTGTGGGTGCCGTGGGCGGCATCGATCGGCGGTGGGCTGGCCTTCACGACCTACTGTTACATCCGGTCCGCGGGTGTCGCCGACGAATCCAATCCGGCACCGCCCACGCTGTGGGTGTGGATCGCGTTGAGCGGCACGGCGTTCGGTGTGCTGGTCGCGGGCTGGCGGGGAGCGCGACGGTGGCGCAGGACGGCGTCCGCGCTGGCGGTGCCGCTGTGCGCACTGGCCGCGGCCCTGGTGCTGAACCTGTGGGTCGGCTACTTCCCCACCGTCGACACCGCGTGGAATCAACTCACAGCCGGTCCGGTCCCCGACCAGACCGACCAGGTGGTCGTCGCGGCGCTGCAGAAGCAGCACGCGGTACCGATCAAAGGGAGCGTCGTCCCGGTGCAGATCCCGTCCACGGCTTCGGGATTCACTCACCGGCAGGAGTTCGTATACGTGCCGCCCGCCTGGTTCGCGAGCGATCCGCCGCCGGCGTTGCCGGTCGTGATGATGATCGGCGGCGAGTTCAACACCCCGGCCGACTGGTTGCGTGCCGGCGAGGCCGTCAAGATCCTCGACGAGTTCGCCCGCGCTCACCGCGGCTACGCGCCGGTGGCCGTGTTCGTCGACCCCGGAGGGACATTCGACAACGACACCGAGTGCGTGAACGGCCCCCGCGGCAACGCCGCCGACCACCTCGTCAAAGATGTTGTGCCGTATCTGAAATCGCAGTACGGCGTGAGCCCGGCGGCCGCCGGGTGGGGTGTCGTCGGCTGGTCGATGGGAGGGACCTGCGCCGTCGACCTGACCGTCATGCATCCCGACATTTTCAGTACTTTCGTCGACATCGCGGGTGATGCGGCACCCAACGCCGGAACGCGGAACGAGACCGTGCAGCGGCTTTTCGGGGGTGACAGCGCCGCGTACGCGGCGTTCGACCCGACGGCGGTGATGGAGCGGCACGGTCCGTACCGAGGAGTCGAGGGCTGGTTCGCCGTGAACGCTGTCCCCGGCGCCGCGACACCCAATGAACAGGCCGTCTCCGCCGCGTCCCTGTGCGGGGTGGGCAGTCGGTCCGGTACCGCGTGTGCGGTGGTGAGCCGGCCGGGCAACCACGACTGGCCTTTCGCATCGACCGCGTTCGCGACCGCGCTGCCGTGGCTGGCGGCACGGGTCGGTACCCCGGGTGTCCCGCAGACCGGCTTCCCGGGAACCGTCCACGGGTAG
- a CDS encoding MBL fold metallo-hydrolase gives MTAADDNYTGHVEPRTAARRVLPGASIVKASVGPMDNNAYLVTCSQTGETLLIDAANDAALLLELIERYAPTLSLIVTSHQHQDHWLALEEVVAATGAPTAAHSLDAGPLPVTPDRLLSGGDTVTVGALNFDVIHLRGHTPGSVALALGGPATDDRVHLFTGDCLFPGGPGRTTRPDEFNSLMGDLEARVFAEFGDSTVVYPGHGDDTTLGVERPHLAEWRERGW, from the coding sequence ATGACAGCCGCCGACGACAACTACACAGGTCACGTCGAACCGCGGACTGCGGCCCGTCGTGTCCTGCCCGGCGCCTCGATCGTCAAGGCCTCGGTGGGTCCCATGGACAACAACGCTTACCTCGTCACCTGTTCCCAGACCGGTGAGACGTTACTCATCGACGCCGCCAACGATGCCGCTCTCCTGCTCGAGCTGATCGAGCGGTATGCCCCGACTCTGTCGTTGATCGTCACCAGCCACCAGCACCAGGACCACTGGCTGGCGCTCGAAGAGGTCGTCGCTGCGACCGGCGCCCCGACGGCCGCGCACAGCCTCGACGCGGGCCCGCTGCCCGTCACACCGGACCGGCTGCTGTCCGGTGGTGACACCGTCACCGTCGGCGCGCTGAACTTCGACGTCATCCACCTGCGCGGGCACACCCCCGGTTCGGTGGCACTCGCGCTCGGCGGGCCGGCCACCGATGACCGGGTGCATCTGTTCACCGGCGACTGCCTGTTCCCGGGCGGTCCTGGACGGACAACACGCCCAGACGAGTTCAATTCACTCATGGGGGATCTAGAAGCCAGGGTGTTCGCCGAGTTCGGGGATAGCACAGTCGTTTACCCCGGTCATGGCGACGACACCACGCTCGGCGTCGAGCGTCCCCATCTCGCGGAGTGGCGCGAACGCGGCTGGTGA
- a CDS encoding winged helix DNA-binding domain-containing protein, translated as MRFFTIDERRARLARRHHLISGDHRADSVDAVTARLVALHATDPATPPLSLWARLPGFTVADLDAALYEKRSLVKHLAMRRTLWVVRHEDLAAIQAAASDRVAVNEARRLAADVIGAQVAPDGRAWLETASAAVLRHLQERGPTTARELREALPELTGTYDPAPGKPYGGEGHLAPRVLTVLSAQGRIVRGPNDGGWTTSRPRWAAVDRWLPPAPPVDAEQARADMVGRWLYAFGPATVTDVKWWFGNTLGWARQALADIDAVEVAMEGSGGTGGSGGSGGTETSVGYVLPGDDEPEPAVDPWCALLPGLDVTAMGWYERDWYLGAHRSEIFDRNGNAGPTVWVDGRVVGAWRQDSGGRVELMLLEDVGRRTAGLLAARADELTAWLGGTRVNPRFPSPLSKAGNVRR; from the coding sequence ATGAGGTTTTTCACGATCGACGAGCGGCGCGCCCGGCTGGCGAGGCGGCATCATCTGATCTCCGGGGATCATCGGGCCGATTCCGTCGACGCGGTGACGGCACGCCTGGTCGCCCTGCACGCCACCGATCCGGCCACCCCTCCCCTGTCGCTGTGGGCCCGCCTGCCCGGCTTCACCGTCGCCGATCTCGATGCGGCACTGTACGAAAAGCGTTCACTGGTCAAGCATCTGGCGATGCGGCGCACCCTGTGGGTGGTGCGGCACGAGGACCTCGCGGCGATCCAGGCGGCGGCCAGTGACCGGGTGGCGGTCAACGAGGCCCGCAGGCTGGCGGCTGATGTCATCGGCGCGCAGGTCGCGCCGGACGGGCGGGCGTGGCTGGAGACTGCGTCCGCGGCGGTGCTACGGCATCTGCAGGAGCGGGGGCCGACCACCGCTCGCGAGCTGCGCGAAGCACTCCCCGAGCTGACGGGAACCTACGATCCGGCGCCGGGGAAACCGTACGGTGGCGAGGGCCACCTGGCCCCTCGGGTGCTGACGGTGCTGTCCGCGCAAGGGCGAATCGTCCGCGGCCCCAACGACGGTGGTTGGACGACGTCCCGTCCGCGGTGGGCGGCCGTTGACCGGTGGTTGCCGCCGGCCCCTCCGGTCGATGCGGAGCAGGCCCGCGCGGACATGGTCGGGCGGTGGTTGTATGCGTTCGGTCCCGCAACCGTGACCGACGTCAAATGGTGGTTCGGAAACACGCTCGGGTGGGCACGGCAAGCGCTGGCCGACATCGACGCGGTCGAGGTTGCCATGGAGGGCTCAGGAGGCACAGGGGGCTCAGGGGGCTCAGGGGGCACAGAAACCTCGGTCGGCTACGTGCTGCCCGGCGACGACGAGCCCGAGCCCGCCGTGGATCCGTGGTGCGCACTGCTGCCGGGTCTCGACGTGACCGCGATGGGGTGGTACGAGCGGGACTGGTATCTCGGGGCGCACCGCTCCGAGATCTTCGACCGCAACGGCAACGCCGGCCCGACCGTCTGGGTCGACGGCAGGGTCGTCGGTGCGTGGCGGCAGGACAGCGGCGGGCGCGTCGAACTGATGCTGCTCGAAGACGTGGGCCGCCGGACTGCCGGCCTGCTCGCCGCACGCGCCGACGAACTCACCGCGTGGCTCGGCGGCACCCGCGTCAATCCGCGGTTCCCGTCACCGCTGAGCAAGGCCGGAAACGTCAGGCGCTGA